A DNA window from Ammospiza caudacuta isolate bAmmCau1 chromosome 21, bAmmCau1.pri, whole genome shotgun sequence contains the following coding sequences:
- the EXOSC2 gene encoding exosome complex component RRP4 — MAAVTMRLPAARAPLDSSALRGGEKHLVAPGDTITTDTGYMRGHGTYVEDDKLIASVAGVVERVNKLVCVRALKARYNGEIGDIVVGRITEVQQKRWKVETNSRLDSVLLLSSINLPGGELRRKSAEDELAMRDYLQEGDLISAEVQSIFSDGAVSLHTRSLKYGKLAQGVLVQVSPSLVKRQKTHFHDLPCGASVILGNNGFIWIYPTPEQKDDEAGGYTANLEPVPLSDREVISRLRNCIVALVTHKIMLFDTSILYCYEASLPHQIKDILKPEVTEEIVLEARQRLLDSEG; from the exons ATGGCGGCGGTCACCATGAGGCTGCCGGCGGCCCGTGCGCCCCTGGATTCCAGCGCGCTCCGGGGCGGCGAGAAGCATCTGGTGGCACCGGGGGACACCATCACCACGGACACGGGATACATGAG GGGCCACGGTACTTATGTGGAGGACGACAAGCTGATCGCCTCGGTGGCCGGCGTGGTGGAGAGGGTGAACAAGCTGGTGTGTGTCAGGGCGCTGAAGGCCAG GTACAACGGCGAGATCGGCGACATCGTGGTCGGCAGGATTACGGAG gTTCAGCAGAAGCGATGGAAAGTGGAAACTAATTCCAGGCTGGATTCAGTCCTGTTGCTGTCGTCTATAAATTTACCTGGTGGGGAGCTG AGAAGGAAATCAGCAGAAGATGAGCTTGCAATGAGGGACTACCTGCAGGAAGGGGATCTCATCAGT GCAGAGGTCCAATCTATATTTTCTGATGGGGCTGTATCGCTGCACACCCGGAGCCTGAAGTATGGGAAG CTTGCCCAGGGAGTGCTGGTTCAGGTCTCTCCCTCCCTTGTGAAACGGCAGAAGACTCATTTCCATGACCTGCCCTGCGGTGCCTCCGTGATCCTCGGCAACAATGGCTTCATCTGGATCTACCCAACCCCGGAGCAGAAGGATGACGAGGCTGGAGGCTACACTGCCAACCTGGAG CCAGTTCCCTTGTCTGACCGGGAGGTGATCTCACGGCTCCGAAACTGCATCGTGGCTCTGGTTACTCACAAGATCATGCTCTTTGACACCAGCATCCTGTATTGCTATGAAGCATCCCTTCCTCATCAG ATCAAGGACATTCTCAAACCAGAGGTGACAGAGGAGATCGTTCTGGAAGCTCGACAGAGGTTGCTGGATTCAGAGGGATAG